AACCTGAGCTACAGCGTCGATAGCTCAGCGTTGGAACAGATGTTCGGGGAGCATGGGCAGGTGGAGAGCGCTCAGGTGATCACCGACCGCGCCACCGGACGCAGCAAGGGCTTCGGATTCGTCGAGATGTCCTCCGACGACCAGGCCCAGTCGGCCATCGAGGCGCTCAACGGTCAGGAAGTCGACGGCCGGGCGCTGACCGTCAACGAGGCCCGTCCTCGCGAAGATCGTCCTCGGACCGGCGGCTATGGCGGCGGCGGTGGTGGACGAGGCGGCCGGGGCGGTTACGGCGGCGGCTACGGTCGCGGCGGAAACCGATAGACCAACGCGCCGATATCGGCTCGCGTCGTTGCGGTGGATGACCCTTCCGAACATGGGACGGACGGGCTAAAGCGGTTTTTTGCGCAGGTCCTTGATCTGTCCGCGACGCTTCTTCCCGTCCAGACGCTTTTCGTGGGCGCGGCGTGGAGTCTTTGTCTTCTTACGCCGCAGCCGCGGCCGAATCGCGTCGTTCAGCAGTTCGATCAGCCGCTGCACCGCCAATTCGCGATTGGCGTGCTGCGACCGCTCCTGCTGACAGACCACCCGCAGCAGACCGTCCTTGCTGATCCGCGAGGCGAGACGATCCGCCACCCGGCGTTTCTGGTCACCGCTGAGATTCGGGCTGTTCCGCACGTCGAGCAGCAGCGTCACGCGGGTGCTGACCTTGTTGACGTTCTGCCCGCCCGGTCCGCTGCTCCGCGAAGCGGAGAAGACGAGTTCGTCCTCATCGATCTGTACCCCGTGCCCGATTTCGATCACGCGATTCAGCTTCCTTGGCCGAGTGCCTCAAGGTACTGAAGGATCAACCGGACGCCGAAACCGGTCGCGCC
The DNA window shown above is from Phycisphaerae bacterium and carries:
- a CDS encoding RNA-binding protein, translated to MSKRLYVGNLSYSVDSSALEQMFGEHGQVESAQVITDRATGRSKGFGFVEMSSDDQAQSAIEALNGQEVDGRALTVNEARPREDRPRTGGYGGGGGGRGGRGGYGGGYGRGGNR
- the arfB gene encoding aminoacyl-tRNA hydrolase, yielding MIEIGHGVQIDEDELVFSASRSSGPGGQNVNKVSTRVTLLLDVRNSPNLSGDQKRRVADRLASRISKDGLLRVVCQQERSQHANRELAVQRLIELLNDAIRPRLRRKKTKTPRRAHEKRLDGKKRRGQIKDLRKKPL